The sequence ACAATAGATGAAATGCTGCCTTTAGATACCATAAAAATCCCGTCATTAATTTTACAACCCTTTGCAGAAAATGCTATTTGGCACGGGTTATCATTAAAGAATGATCAAAAAAAACTTCATAGTGCTATTTGTAAAAAGGAAAGCATCTATATAGAAATAAGGATAGAAGACAACGGAATAGGAAGGGAAAAGTCTTCATTAATTAAACAGAGAAAGCTGTACAAAAAAGAATCTATCGGTGTTAATTTAACAAAAGAACGTTTAAGTAACTTTGAGAAAGACTATAAAAACAATTACAGCCTAAAGTTTGAAGATTTATACGATGAAGATAAAAAAGCATCTGGAACTACAGTTGTTTTAGAGATACCATTGCAATAAGGCATGCAATACTGCTATTGATGAAATGTCAGTTTTTTATTCAATAATTTCGTAGTCAATATCTAGTTTTCTCAATGCTCTTAAAGCAGATGCAGTGTCTTTGTCTTCTATTTCAATTTCTACAGCGTCTCCTTCAAGGAGAATACCGGTAAGTTCATTCGACAAGGATTCACTAATATTTGATGAAATAGCTACAATACAGTTGGCTATCGCTCTTCTATCTGGCCGCTGAGCATCACATGACAATAAGTTTAATTTCATAATATCAATTTATTCATGCAAGATACTAAAGTTGAATTTAGTAGAATGTGTGAAATTATAGCTTTCAAAATTATATAAAGTGAGTTTAATTCAGGTTAATACCTGTTTTGTTCATTTTTAAAATAATAAATGAAATTATTAGAGGTAATTAAATTAAATGGCACCATCTTTGCGGACCATTAAATATTAATAAATTAAATTACATTACAATGAGTAAAGGAACAGTAAAATTTTTCAACGACACTAAAGGTTTTGGATTCATCACTGAAGAAGGAGTTGAAAAAGATCACTTTGTACACATTTCTGGATTAATCGATGAGATTAGAGAAGGTGATGAAGTTACATTTGACCTTCAAGAAGGAAACAAAGGATTAAACGCAGTAAACGTAAAAGTTAACTAATTATATATTCTTATATTTCAAACAAAGCCCATCTTAATCGATGGGCTTTTTGTTTGCGGTATATTTAATAGTTTACCCACTCAAGCTCGTGTGCGCCGAAGCTTCAGCGAAGGTGTATAGCGAAGGAGGAATTATTCAAAACTATACCGTTGCTCTACAGTAGAAGATGCATTCAGTAATTGATTGAATATTTTTATGTTATTAAAATCACGTGTTATATCGTCAGATACAGCGATTCCAGAAATTCCTGTTTCTAAAATGGCGGTTATGTCTGCTGTGGTAATTCCGCCATAGCCTATAATTGGCGTACCTGTTTTTAGTACGTCTGTAATAGCAGTATAGCCCATTAAACCTAAAGCTGAAGACGTATTCTCCTTAGTTGCTGATTCCCTAAAAGGTCCTAAACTAATATAGTTTACTTGTTTATCAAGTAAGGCTTCGCATTCATCCATGGTATTTGCTATTCCTCCAATAAACTGCCAACTATATAAACGTTTTCTAGCTTCAGTAGGGAAGGCGTCGTTTTTTCCAAAATGCACCCCATCTGCTTTCACTTCTCTTGCTATTTTATAATTGTCGTTTATAATCAGCCTAGTTTGAAAATGGGAGGTCATTTCTCTAGCCTCACTGGCGAATTTTAAAAGCTTTTTTTCTGAAATCCCTTTTAACCGCAACTGCACTAATTCCGCCCCTGAAGTACAAGCCTTCTGAATATTTTCCAAATGCTCTTTTGGAGAATTGCCTTGAGATATGTAATGTAGTTTAGGTATCATTGTATTTTAAATATTTTCAATATTTCAAAAAATCTGTCATCCACTTTCTGACTTCCGTCTTTTTCTAATCCCTAATCCCTAATCCCAATTACCCAATAGAAACCTTCTTCGAATACTCCATAAAATACCCTTCAAACCTTTTCAATATAGGATGCATTTTTTCTGAATAAAGTACATACTGGCATTTTTGAATACTTTGAGTTATAGACATTATAGCCTTATAGGATGATTGTTGCACTAAAAACTCCGCATCGTCAATACTG comes from Aequorivita sublithincola DSM 14238 and encodes:
- a CDS encoding thiamine phosphate synthase — translated: MIPKLHYISQGNSPKEHLENIQKACTSGAELVQLRLKGISEKKLLKFASEAREMTSHFQTRLIINDNYKIAREVKADGVHFGKNDAFPTEARKRLYSWQFIGGIANTMDECEALLDKQVNYISLGPFRESATKENTSSALGLMGYTAITDVLKTGTPIIGYGGITTADITAILETGISGIAVSDDITRDFNNIKIFNQLLNASSTVEQRYSFE
- a CDS encoding cold-shock protein, with the protein product MSKGTVKFFNDTKGFGFITEEGVEKDHFVHISGLIDEIREGDEVTFDLQEGNKGLNAVNVKVN